The DNA region CGCTACCGGCCAGCAGGTCACCGTGAGCTGCGCCGGCGGCGACGAGGGCCGCGTCTACGAGGGCGCGCTCAAGTTCGTCGTGGAGAAGATCGATCTGGAGGGACTTGAAGAGCCCCGCACCAGGGTGATGATGAACCTGGCCAACCCGGCCGAAGCCTTCAGCCTCTCCTTCCTGCCGAGCGCGGGCGTGGGACTGGCGCGCGAGGAATTCATCATCAACACCTACATCAAGATCCACCCGCTGGCCCTGCTGCGCTACGACCAGATCGAGGACGCCGACGCCCGTGCGAAGATCGACGAGCTGACCGCCGCCTACGAGGATAAGCCGCAGTTCTTCGTCGACAAGCTCGCCGAGGGCATCGCCATGATCGGTGCGGCCTTCTATCCGCGCGATGTGATCGTGCGCCTCTCGGACTTCAAGAGCAACGAGTACGCCAATCTCATCGGTGGGCGCCAGTGGGAGCCCCACGAAGAGAACCCGATGATCGGTTTCCGCGGGGCCTCGCGCTACTACAACCCGCGCTACCGCGAGGGGTTTGCGCTCGAATGCCGGGCGCTCAAGAAGGTCCGCGATGACATGGGGCTCACCAACGTGAAGATCATGATTCCCTTCTGCCGCACGGTCGAAGAGGGTCGCAAGGTGCAGGCCGAGATGGCCAAGCATGGTCTCAAGCGCGGCGAGAATGGCCTGGAGATCTACGTCATGTGCGAGATCCCGGCCAACGTGATTCTGGCCGACCAGTTCTCGGAGATTTTCGATGGATTCTCCATCGGCTCGAACGATCTGACCCAGCTCACGCTGGGCGTGGATCGAGACTCGGAAATCATCGCCGAGCTCTTCGACGAGCGAAACGACGCCGTGCGCTCTATGCTCGCCCAGGCCATCTCCCGGGCGAAGGCCAACGGCCGCAAAGTCGGCATCTGCGGGCAGGCCCCCAGCGACTACCCGGAAATCGCCCAGTTCCTCGTCGAGCAGGGGATCGACTCCATCTCGCTGAACCCGGACACGGTCCTGAAAACGACCCTCAAAATTCTGGAGCAGGAGAAGAAGTCCGGAAGTTGACTCTGAGTCACCGATCAGTCCCTTGGCACATCCGGCAAACAGGCTAGATTTGAGCCGGTCGCTGCCTCAATTCTGGCCACCTGCCCGCCTTCCGGGCAGGATTTCCGGCGGCATGCCCGCTTTTTTTCATTCTCCCGCCTTCCTTGTGACGCTAGAATGGTTGCTGGAAAGTAACAGCACGGCCTTCTCTGTGGGCGCCCGGACAGATCACAGATGACATCGGACATATGCGGCGAAAGTTGCATGGCATACGCTGGGGGGTACCATGTCGGACAGGATGCAAGAGGGCGCGCAAAACCAGTCACGGGAATCCAGCCCGGGCTCCACGGCGAAATCGCCCGCAAGCGACTGCGGCCAGGATCTCGTTCAACGTCCCAAAAACATTCAGGCCCAGCTTGCGCGACTTGCCGATCCGGACACGCGCATGCGCGCCCTGGCCACCTGCGCGGTGTGCCGCCTGGGCGAGCGGATGCAATCCCAGATCGATCGCATGGAGTATTTCCGAAAACTCCTGCAGGCCGCCTGCGGCGCTCCCCTGGATTCGAGCCGCGAACCCCAGAGCCTGCGCGCCGACCGCCTGAGCGTGGGCGTCGATTTCCCCGAGCTCGATACGGTTCCCCACTGGACTGAAGTTGCTGACGATGGCCGGATCTCCATCCCGTTTCTCGAGTTCATCGTCACGGGCATCGATGCAGAGCTGAGTTGCTTCAGCCGGCATCCCGAACTCAGCGCGGGCGACCTGAAAAAGATCAAGCGCGTGCACACCAGGCTCGCCGATCTCCTGCGCGAGATCACCCCGGAGGACGAGCCCTCCGACGGGTTGCCGCGCCTGCGCGAGGTTTTTGTCGATCCCAACAAGCTCGTCCCCCTGTGCGAGGAAAACGGCCTGCTCCATCAGGCCATTGCCGCTTGCCGCACGGGCTGTGAGCGCATCGATTCCTCCAGTTAAGTCAGAGTTTTTTTAGCCGTGTTCAGCGCGATCCTTCGCATGCTGCTACGATTCTTTCGCCGCCTGCTGGGCGGGGGGAGGAAGTCCCCTGTGCGCGAACAAGCAGGGAAAGTTCGTCGTGAAGAGCCGAGCATGACAGAGAAGAAACAAGCGCCCGCAGCCGCAGGCAAGAAACCCAAGGCGGATGGGCACGCAGCACCGGATGCACCGCCAAAGCCGGCGCCCGGGCAACCGATCAAGCTGCCGCCGCTACCGCCGCTTCCGGGCGGGGGCGAGTTCCCGCGCGCGGTGCTCGCCATGGTGGACC from Chrysiogenia bacterium includes:
- a CDS encoding phosphoenolpyruvate synthase (catalyzes the formation of phosphoenolpyruvate from pyruvate), with amino-acid sequence ATGQQVTVSCAGGDEGRVYEGALKFVVEKIDLEGLEEPRTRVMMNLANPAEAFSLSFLPSAGVGLAREEFIINTYIKIHPLALLRYDQIEDADARAKIDELTAAYEDKPQFFVDKLAEGIAMIGAAFYPRDVIVRLSDFKSNEYANLIGGRQWEPHEENPMIGFRGASRYYNPRYREGFALECRALKKVRDDMGLTNVKIMIPFCRTVEEGRKVQAEMAKHGLKRGENGLEIYVMCEIPANVILADQFSEIFDGFSIGSNDLTQLTLGVDRDSEIIAELFDERNDAVRSMLAQAISRAKANGRKVGICGQAPSDYPEIAQFLVEQGIDSISLNPDTVLKTTLKILEQEKKSGS